The Armatimonas rosea genome includes a window with the following:
- the lpxC gene encoding UDP-3-O-acyl-N-acetylglucosamine deacetylase gives MTYATLSGVGIHTGQPCTATLTALPPGSGIVFETAQGTIPARAENVVETLRCTVLGSGGARLSTVEHLLSACAGRGITDLKITVDGPELPILDGSAAGWAEVLPQSPLVLRELTEPVIVTGRGGAFIACYPAEHLTVTCAIAFEHALVGTQVARFAPPAPTSEGDYAREIAPARTFGFIEEVQKLLDAGLAKGGSLDNAVIVYPDRYEPALRFDNELARHKLLDLLGDLYLTGFLPKADIIAMKPSHRLNCQLASLLSRTDLE, from the coding sequence ATGACCTACGCGACACTCTCCGGGGTTGGCATCCACACCGGCCAGCCCTGCACCGCGACTCTCACCGCCCTCCCCCCCGGCTCCGGCATTGTCTTTGAGACGGCGCAGGGGACGATTCCTGCGCGCGCCGAAAACGTGGTCGAGACCCTCCGCTGCACCGTCTTGGGAAGCGGCGGCGCACGCCTCTCCACCGTGGAGCACCTGCTCTCCGCCTGCGCGGGGCGCGGAATCACCGACCTGAAGATCACGGTCGATGGCCCCGAGCTCCCCATCCTCGATGGCAGCGCCGCAGGCTGGGCAGAGGTGCTCCCCCAGAGCCCGCTCGTGCTCCGGGAGCTTACGGAGCCAGTTATTGTGACGGGTCGCGGAGGAGCCTTTATCGCCTGCTACCCCGCCGAGCACCTCACGGTCACCTGCGCGATCGCCTTCGAGCACGCGCTGGTCGGGACACAAGTCGCACGCTTTGCCCCCCCTGCCCCCACCAGCGAGGGAGACTACGCCCGTGAGATCGCGCCAGCTCGGACCTTTGGGTTTATTGAGGAAGTGCAAAAGCTCCTCGATGCCGGCCTGGCTAAGGGCGGCTCGCTGGACAACGCGGTGATTGTCTACCCCGATCGCTACGAGCCCGCCCTGCGCTTTGACAACGAGCTGGCACGGCATAAGCTTCTCGACCTCCTCGGTGACCTCTACCTTACCGGTTTTCTGCCAAAAGCGGATATAATCGCCATGAAACCCAGCCACAGGCTAAACTGCCAGCTGGCTTCACTTCTGTCGAGGACTGATCTTGAGTAA